A window from Drosophila kikkawai strain 14028-0561.14 chromosome 2L, DkikHiC1v2, whole genome shotgun sequence encodes these proteins:
- the crq gene encoding protein croquemort, translating to MCCSCCGETQRKAWVFGLGSLFLVLGILTVIFWPNLADSLVEDGLKLKPGTDTYDSWLEAPIPIYLSFYMFNWTNPEEIRNPNVKPNFVEMGPYTFLEKHKKENYTFFENATVAYYERRTWFFDPERSNGTLDDLVTAAHAITATVADEMRNQRKIVKKIINFMLNHEGGELYTTKPVGEWIFDGYQDNLTDFLNLFNTSAIDIPYTRFGWLADRNESLTYDGLFTIHTGTDDISNLGRLTHWNSKPETGFYEMPCGVVNGTTGDLFPPKMNVKDEITIFATDACRFMNLRPQGTYENHGLTATKWVGTEETLDSGENYPNQACFCDPVRFDECPKTGVVECKACRDKAPIYSSFPHFYLADQSYIDAVSGMKPEKDKHEFFLAVEPTTGVPVQVHGRIQINMMIEPDDDFDIYRGVPKVLMPMFWFDQYAELSSDLASKAKLAINLESYGLIFGYCLIGFASVFLVTGVVLTLTKRWVRRAADDEDMLATN from the exons AtgtgctgcagctgctgcgggGAAACTCAACGCAAGGCCTGGGTCTTTGGCCTGGGTTCGCTCTTCCTGGTCCTGGGAATTCTCACCGTGATCTTTTGGCCCAATTTGGCCGACAGTCTAGTCGAGGAT GGCCTCAAGCTGAAGCCTGGCACCGACACCTACGACAGTTGGCTGGAGGCGCCCATACCCATTTACCTGAGCTTCTACATGTTCAACTGGACGAATCCGGAGGAGATTAGGAATCCGAACGTCAAGCCCAACTTTGTGGAAATGGGACCGTACACCTTCTTGGAGAAGCACAAGAAGGAGAACTACACGTTCTTTGAGAATGCCACAGTGGCGTATTACGAGCGTCGCACCTGGTTCTTTGATCCAGAGCGTTCCAATGGCACTCTGGACGACCTGGTGACGGCTGCCCATGCCATCACCGCCACCGTGGCGGATGAGATGCGTAATCAGCGTAAGATTGTGAAGAAAATCATCAACTTTATGCTGAACCACGAGGGCGGCGAGCTGTACACCACAAAGCCAGTGGGAGAGTGGATTTTCGATGGCTATCAGGATAATCTTACGGATTTCCTGAATCTCTTCAACACCTCCGCAATTGACATTCCATACACGAGGTTTGGCTGGCTGGCGGATCGCAATGAATCGCTGACCTATGACGGTCTGTTCACCATTCACACGGGCACCGATGACATTTCCAATTTGGGACGACTCACCCACTGGAATAGCAAACCGGAGACGGGCTTCTACGAGATGCCCTGCGGCGTGGTTAATGGCACCACCGGTGACCTCTTTCCGCCCAAGATGAATGTAAAGGATGAGATTACGATATTTGCCACCGATGCCTGTCGTTTTATGAACCTAAGGCCGCAGGGCACTTATGAGAATCATGGACTGACCGCCACCAAATGGGTGGGCACTGAGGAGACCCTGGACTCGGGGGAGAATTATCCCAATCAGGCTTGCTTCTGCGATCCTGTGAGGTTTGATGAGTGCCCGAAAACGGGAGTGGTGGAGTGCAAGGCCTGCCGGGATAAGGCTCCTATATACTCCTCTTTCCCGCACTTTTATCTTGCCGATCAGTCGTACATTGATGCGGTGAGCGGCATGAAGCCGGAGAAGGACAAGCACGAGTTCTTCTTGGCGGTGGAGCCCACGACGGGAGTGCCTGTCCAGGTGCACGGTCGCATTCAGATTAATATGATGATTGAGCCAGATGATGATTTTGA catttacCGCGGTGTGCCCAAGGTTTTGATGCCCATGTTCTGGTTCGATCAGTATGCAGAGCTCTCCTCCGATCTGGCTTCCAAGGCCAAG TTGGCCATCAACCTGGAAAGCTATGGCCTTATCTTTGGTTACTGCTTGATAGGCTTTGCCAGCGTTTTTCTCGTCACTGGCGTAGTCCTGACGCTGACCAAGCGTTGGGTGCGACGAGCTGCCGACGACGAGGACATGCTGGCCACCAATTGA
- the LOC108086060 gene encoding zinc finger protein Paris-like has protein sequence MDGEICRVCLEPSKGMACVFDVIGVLDRRISIAAMISQCTGFRVSRGDPFSKTICSSCQQDARNAYEIKQLYETSHRVFCQMEKDIKGEVDISGYEDTDTETEKAPEKMKTNFEIYKIEKIRADDGRVENEPVEEDISDYEVDLDLQVKTEEFQEYLTDEERNDDRENTAKHPHKCSYCQKSFSQKGNLELHIRTHTGERPYTCSYCQKSFALNCTLQKHLRTHTGERPYQCSRCEKTFKTIGPLQTHKRTHTGERPYKCSDCPKTFSQNHHLQDHMRTHTGEKPYKCSQCQTSFSHKQSLQRHIKAHAGERPYKCSHKSCKKSFSRIDSLLEHNRNHTEERPFKCGQCQQAFSLKRYLRLHIKTHKVN, from the exons atggATGG GGAAATCTGTCGAGTCTGTTTGGAGCCTTCGAAAGGCATGGCATGTGTTTTTGATGTTATTGGCGTTTTGGATAGAAGGATTTCCATAGCGGCTATGATATCCCAGTGCACTGGATTTCGTGTTTCTAGAGGGGATCCTTTTTCCAAAACCATATGCTCATCCTGCCAGCAGGATGCCAGAAATGCTTACGAGATAAAACAACTTTACGAGACGAGCCACAGGGTCTTCTGCCAAATGGAAAAGGATATCAAGGGAGAGGTGGACATATCCGGCTACGAGGACACAGATACGGAAACTGAAAAGGCACctgaaaaaatgaaaactaattttgagatatataaaatagagaaaataaGAGCAGATGATGGCAGAGTGGAAAACGAGCCAGTTGAAGAAGACATTTCGGATTATGAGGTGGATCTTGACTTGCAAGTCAAAACTGAGGAATTTCAGGAATATTTAACAGATGAAGAACGTAATGATGATCGTGAGAACACAGCAAAACACCCACACAAGTGTTCTTACTGCCAAAAATCCTTTTCACAAAAAGGCAATCTTGAGCTACACATTCGTACCCACACCGGAGAACGTCCGTACACGTGTTCTTACTGCCAGAAATCCTTTGCCCTAAATTGCACCCTTCAGAAACACCTACGGACTCACACAGGCGAACGCCCTTACCAGTGTTCCCGCTGTGAGAAGACCTTCAAGACAATAGGACCTCTGCAGACCCACAAGCGGACCCATACAGGAGAACGTCCCTACAAATGCTCCGATTGCCCAAAGACCTTTTCACAAAATCATCATCTTCAGGATCACATGCGAACGCACACTGGCGAAAAGCCTTACAAGTGTTCCCAGTGCCAGACGTCCTTTTCCCACAAGCAAAGCCTGCAGCGACACATCAAAGCCCATGCAGGAGAACGGCCTTACAAGTGTTCTCACAAGTCCTGCAAGAAGTCCTTTTCCCGTATTGATAGTCTCCTGGAACATAACCGAAACCACACAGAAGAGAGGCCTTTCAAGTGCGGACAATGTCAGCAGGCTTTTAGTTTAAAGCGATATCTTCGGTTACATATTAAAACGCATAAAGTGAATTAA
- the LOC108086061 gene encoding zinc finger protein Paris-like: MDVDLCRVCLNPSEDMVNIFDGIPEKRISIADMISHSTGHQVSGEDNLPKTICAPCKQDATNAYELKQLYKKSHMAFCQIQKDKEERRLLEEERYKETEHTQNIRTHTGKQPYKCSQCQKSFLRKGNLQRHILTHTEESYNCSRCQKSFLRSQNLRPYKCSECLRGFTQNEDLQRHMRIHTYLPSAPLSYVDICPGCVELLEIMAELLWQETQLLLKISERLDELNAVIRRT; the protein is encoded by the exons ATGGACGT cGACCTTTGTAGAGTTTGTCTGAACCCGTCGGAAGACATGGTCAATATATTTGATGGCATACCAGAAAAACGCATTTCCATAGCCGATATGATTTCCCATTCTACCGGACATCAAGTTTCTGGAGAGGATAATTTGCCCAAAACCATATGCGCTCCTTGCAAGCAGGATGCAACTAATGCCTATGAGCTAAAACAACTTTATAAGAAAAGCCACATGGCTTTCTGTCAGATTCAAAAGGATAAGGAGGAGAGGAGACTACTGGAGGAAGAAAGATATAAAGAAACAGAGCATACTCAGAACATCCGTACCCACACAGGCAAACAACCTTACAAGTGTTCCCAATGTCAAAAATCCTTCTTACGAAAGGGGAATCTCCAGCGGCACATCCTAACCCACACAGAAGAGTCTTACAATTGCTCGCGATGCCAAAAATCTTTTTTGCGTAGCCAAAATCTACGTCCTTACAAGTGTTCAGAATGCCTGAGAGGTTTCACACAAAACGAAGATCTGCAGCGTCATATGCGGATCCACACTTACCTACCTTCAGCGCCATTGTCATATGTAGACATATGTCCTGGCTGCGTGGAACTCTTGGAAATAATGGCGGAATTATTATGGCAGGAAACTCAGCTCCTCTTAAAGATTTCGGAGCGATTGGACGAGCTGAATGCTGTTATCCGTAGAACTTGA
- the shv gene encoding dnaJ homolog shv → MQVIKYVVLVQLALLLVDEALAGRDFYKILNVKRNANTNEIKKAYRRLAKELHPDKNKDDPEASTKFQDLGAAYEVLSNADKRKTYDRCGEECLKKEGMMDHGGDPFSSFFGDFGFHFGNGDPHQQDTPRGADIVMNMFVSLEELYSGNFVEIVRNKPVMKPASGTRKCNCRQEMVTRNLGPGRFQMIQQTVCDECPNVKLVNEERTLEIEVEQGMVDGQETRFVAEGEPHIDGEPGDLIVRVQQMPHPRFLRKEDDLYTNVTISLQDALVGFSMEIKHLDGHLVPITREKITWPGARIRKKGEGMPNFENNNLTGNLYITFDVEFPKKDLTEEDKEALKKILDQSSINRIYNGL, encoded by the exons ATGCAGGTGATTAAGTACGTGGTGCTGGTGCAGCTGGCCCTGCTGCTCGTGGACGAGGCGCTGGCCGGCCGGGACTTCTACAAGATTCTGAACGTCAAGCGCAATGCCAACACGAACGAGATCAAGAAGGCGTACCGCCGCCTGGCCAAGGAGCTGCATCCGGACAAGAACAAGGACGACCCGGAGGCCTCGACCAAGTTCCAGGACCTGGGTGCCGCCTACGAAGTGCTGTCCAATGCCGACAAGCGCAAGACCTACGATCGCTGCGGCGAGGAGTGCCTGAAGAAGGAGGGCATGATGGACCATGGCGGTGATCCCTTCTCCAGCTTCTTTGGGGACTTTGGCTTCCACTTTGGCAACGGTGATCCACACCAGCAGGACACACCACGCGGCGCGGACATTGTGATGAACATGTTCGTGTCTTTGGAGGAGCTCTACTCGGGCAATTTCGTGGAGATTGTGCGCAACAAGCCTGTGATGAAGCCCGCTTCGGGCACGCGCAAGTGCAACTGCCGCCAGGAGATGGTAACCCGGAATTTGGGTCCCGGCCGCTTCCAAATGATCCAGCAAACCGTGTGCGATGAGTGCCCCAACGTCAAGCTGGTCAACGAGGAACGCACCCTCGAAATCGAGGTGGAGCAGGGCATGGTCGATGGCCAGGAGACACGGTTTGTGGCCGAGGGTGAACCACACATCGATGGCGAGCCGGGCGATCTCATAGTGCGCGTCCAACAGATGCCCCATCCGCGATTCCTTCGCAAGGAAGATGATCTTTATACGAATGTGACCATTAGCCTGCAGGACGCCCTTGTGGGCTTCTCCATGGAGATTAAGCACTTGGACGGCCATCTGGTGCCCATTACGAGAGAGAAGATTACGTGGCCGGGCGCTAGGATCCGCAAGAAGGGCGAGGGAATGCCCAACTTTGAGAACAACAACCTCACGGGCAATCTGTACATAACCTTTGATGTGGAGTTCCCCAAGAAGGACTTGACGGAGGAGGACAAGGAAG CGCTCAAGAAAATACTCGACCAATCGTCCATCAATCGCATCTACAATGGACTGTGA
- the LOC108086175 gene encoding uncharacterized protein isoform X1, with product MSPKYHHFEIALVYFLLLIPWPPTNVLRMLCSRDNSRLVRKIVRSKWTPILDKHQVKLPLECPLHPFRDVFAPRQDAKQRDRPTQWTCRKCGKSFYQEKHLDLHFETRHKSIINEAEDAVCLADFCDIMRCEVFETEDASSLKFGDQHIVTDIEVWGDSLGQNSALAKANAAYLSLIPRTSTLGASRAAKVQNRQLLQDKPSQASSKQDQSPAGERTHPHSHHHHHQNSHHLPRERPSTTANPLRLDATPEDGSAARPKSAGEKLLHKLKELGKAHLKSAAAEPEASRQNETDDDDDEEEEEGSGQAEGSGQSVDQAKMEEGSGTNGNGNKARANCKPEELSKLKTRCELLLRSCIGGLLLSMSDQAFKEMEEEMNKAVCWYLTCDRYWEDGPLEPRAFPWGLIVILIFVLSTGICFCYYIIWILFDSEETTINANHYYGQGAIGGSGGSIYMPGAAVGHHYHVDYATRHDLDLDAGGIAAQQQQQQLLQEQQFYYQQQQQQQAASARDLYPDPVQYHRHSPRHYIGDQRPVVAVGTPTQGAVRTSSSNANTPLHHRQHPGHPPHLQHRHSTSLAYPQDILDRRDYTSSSSRPIATSMVAGSGSVLASAAAAGAPGSGAPGDAQQRHYNTHPRPLETRHRHVGSSQQSLRASASTHEIVQQEAGLGQNEHYIYVTYPPDLKKRYFE from the exons ATGTCGCCTAAATATCATCATTTCGAG atTGCACTGGTCTACTTTCTGCTGCTGATACCATGGCCGCCGACGAATGTCCTCAGGATGCTCTGTTCGCGAGATAACAGCCGGCTGGTACGCAAGATAGTGCGCTCCAAGTGGACACCTATATTGGACAAGCATCAG GTGAAGCTACCCCTCGAGTGCCCGCTGCATCCTTTCCGGGATGTGTTTGCCCCCAGACAGGATGCCAAGCAAAGGGATAGACCCACTCAGTGGACGTGTAGGAAGTGTGGCAAGAGCTTCTACCAGGAGAAGCACTTGGATCTACACTTTGAAACGCGACACAAGAGCATCATCAATGAG GCGGAGGATGCCGTTTGCCTGGCCGACTTCTGTGACATCATGCGCTGCGAAGTGTTCGAGACGGAGGATGCGTCGAGTCTTAAGTTCGGGGACCAGCACATTGTCACCGACATCGAGGTCTGGGGCGACTCCCTGGGCCAGAACTCCGCCTTGGCCAAAGCGAATGCCGCCTACTTGAGCTTAATACCAAG AACTTCCACATTGGGTGCCTCGCGTGCCGCCAAAGTACAAAACCGTCAATTACTCCAAGACAAGCCAAGCCAGGCCAGCAGCAAGCAGGATCAGTCGCCGGCAGGTGAGCGAACACATCCCCAttcccaccaccaccaccaccagaaTTCCCACCACCTCCCTCGAGAGCGTCCATCCACCACAGCCAATCCCCTTCGCCTAGATGCAACACCGGAGGATGGTTCGGCGGCCCGGCCCAAGTCGGCGGGCGAGAAGCTCCTCCACAAGCTCAAGGAGCTGGGCAAGGCGCACCTTAAGTCCGCCGCTGCAGAACCCGAGGCCAGCAGGCAGAACGAGAcggatgacgatgacgacgaggaggaggaggagggcaGCGGACAAGCCGAGGGCAGTGGCCAGTCCGTGGATCAGGCCAAAATGGAGGAAGGATCGGGTACCAATGGGAATGGCAACAAGGCCAGGGCCAATTGCAAGCCAGAGGAACTGAGCAAGCTCAAGACCCGCTGCGAGCTGCTGCTGAGGAGTTGCATCGGTGGCCTGCTGCTGTCCATGTCGGATCAGGCCTTCAAGGAAATGGAAG AGGAGATGAACAAGGCTGTGTGTTGGTATCTGACCTGCGACCGTTACTGGGAGGATGGCCCTTTGGAGCCGCGCGCCTTTCCCTGGGGCCTGATCGTGATCCTGATCTTTGTGCTGTCGACTGGCATCTGCTTCTGCTACTACATTATCTGGATCCTGTTCGA CTCCGAAGAGACGACAATCAACGCCAACCACTACTACGGCCAGGGAGCCatcggcggcagcggcgggaGCATCTACATGCCCGGAGCAGCAGTGGGTCATCACTACCATGTGGACTATGCCACGCGGCACGACCTCGACCTGGACGCCGGCGGGATAGCTgctcaacagcagcaacagcagctgcttCAGGAGCAGCAGTTCTActaccagcaacagcaacagcagcaggcggcCTCTGCCAGGGATTTGTATCCGGATCCGGTGCAATACCATCGGCACAGCCCGCGGCATTACATCGGCGATCAGCGTCCGGTGGTGGCTGTGGGCACACCCACCCAAGGGGCCGTGCGCACCAGCTCCTCCAACGCCAACACGCCATTGCACCATCGCCAGCACCCGGGTCATCCACCCCACCTGCAGCATCGTCACTCGACGAGCCTGGCCTACCCACAGGACATTTTAGACCGACGCGACTATACAAGTAGCTCCTCGCGCCCCATCGCCACCAGCATGGTGGCTGGTTCAGGATCGGTGttagcatcagcagcagcagccggggCACCAGGATCGGGTGCTCCTGGCGATGCCCAGCAGCGGCACTACAACACGCACCCGCGGCCGCTGGAGAcgaggcatcgccatgtggGCTCCTCGCAGCAATCCCTACGTGCCTCCGCCTCCACGCACGAGATTGTGCAGCAGGAGGCGGGTCTTGGTCAGAACGAGCACTACATCTATGTGACCTATCCGCCGGACCTTAAGAAGCGCTACTTTGAGTAG
- the LOC108086175 gene encoding uncharacterized protein isoform X2 — protein sequence MSPKYHHFEIALVYFLLLIPWPPTNVLRMLCSRDNSRLVRKIVRSKWTPILDKHQVKLPLECPLHPFRDVFAPRQDAKQRDRPTQWTCRKCGKSFYQEKHLDLHFETRHKSIINEAEDAVCLADFCDIMRCEVFETEDASSLKFGDQHIVTDIEVWGDSLGQNSALAKANAAYLSLIPRTSTLGASRAAKVQNRQLLQDKPSQASSKQDQSPADATPEDGSAARPKSAGEKLLHKLKELGKAHLKSAAAEPEASRQNETDDDDDEEEEEGSGQAEGSGQSVDQAKMEEGSGTNGNGNKARANCKPEELSKLKTRCELLLRSCIGGLLLSMSDQAFKEMEEEMNKAVCWYLTCDRYWEDGPLEPRAFPWGLIVILIFVLSTGICFCYYIIWILFDSEETTINANHYYGQGAIGGSGGSIYMPGAAVGHHYHVDYATRHDLDLDAGGIAAQQQQQQLLQEQQFYYQQQQQQQAASARDLYPDPVQYHRHSPRHYIGDQRPVVAVGTPTQGAVRTSSSNANTPLHHRQHPGHPPHLQHRHSTSLAYPQDILDRRDYTSSSSRPIATSMVAGSGSVLASAAAAGAPGSGAPGDAQQRHYNTHPRPLETRHRHVGSSQQSLRASASTHEIVQQEAGLGQNEHYIYVTYPPDLKKRYFE from the exons ATGTCGCCTAAATATCATCATTTCGAG atTGCACTGGTCTACTTTCTGCTGCTGATACCATGGCCGCCGACGAATGTCCTCAGGATGCTCTGTTCGCGAGATAACAGCCGGCTGGTACGCAAGATAGTGCGCTCCAAGTGGACACCTATATTGGACAAGCATCAG GTGAAGCTACCCCTCGAGTGCCCGCTGCATCCTTTCCGGGATGTGTTTGCCCCCAGACAGGATGCCAAGCAAAGGGATAGACCCACTCAGTGGACGTGTAGGAAGTGTGGCAAGAGCTTCTACCAGGAGAAGCACTTGGATCTACACTTTGAAACGCGACACAAGAGCATCATCAATGAG GCGGAGGATGCCGTTTGCCTGGCCGACTTCTGTGACATCATGCGCTGCGAAGTGTTCGAGACGGAGGATGCGTCGAGTCTTAAGTTCGGGGACCAGCACATTGTCACCGACATCGAGGTCTGGGGCGACTCCCTGGGCCAGAACTCCGCCTTGGCCAAAGCGAATGCCGCCTACTTGAGCTTAATACCAAG AACTTCCACATTGGGTGCCTCGCGTGCCGCCAAAGTACAAAACCGTCAATTACTCCAAGACAAGCCAAGCCAGGCCAGCAGCAAGCAGGATCAGTCGCCGGCAG ATGCAACACCGGAGGATGGTTCGGCGGCCCGGCCCAAGTCGGCGGGCGAGAAGCTCCTCCACAAGCTCAAGGAGCTGGGCAAGGCGCACCTTAAGTCCGCCGCTGCAGAACCCGAGGCCAGCAGGCAGAACGAGAcggatgacgatgacgacgaggaggaggaggagggcaGCGGACAAGCCGAGGGCAGTGGCCAGTCCGTGGATCAGGCCAAAATGGAGGAAGGATCGGGTACCAATGGGAATGGCAACAAGGCCAGGGCCAATTGCAAGCCAGAGGAACTGAGCAAGCTCAAGACCCGCTGCGAGCTGCTGCTGAGGAGTTGCATCGGTGGCCTGCTGCTGTCCATGTCGGATCAGGCCTTCAAGGAAATGGAAG AGGAGATGAACAAGGCTGTGTGTTGGTATCTGACCTGCGACCGTTACTGGGAGGATGGCCCTTTGGAGCCGCGCGCCTTTCCCTGGGGCCTGATCGTGATCCTGATCTTTGTGCTGTCGACTGGCATCTGCTTCTGCTACTACATTATCTGGATCCTGTTCGA CTCCGAAGAGACGACAATCAACGCCAACCACTACTACGGCCAGGGAGCCatcggcggcagcggcgggaGCATCTACATGCCCGGAGCAGCAGTGGGTCATCACTACCATGTGGACTATGCCACGCGGCACGACCTCGACCTGGACGCCGGCGGGATAGCTgctcaacagcagcaacagcagctgcttCAGGAGCAGCAGTTCTActaccagcaacagcaacagcagcaggcggcCTCTGCCAGGGATTTGTATCCGGATCCGGTGCAATACCATCGGCACAGCCCGCGGCATTACATCGGCGATCAGCGTCCGGTGGTGGCTGTGGGCACACCCACCCAAGGGGCCGTGCGCACCAGCTCCTCCAACGCCAACACGCCATTGCACCATCGCCAGCACCCGGGTCATCCACCCCACCTGCAGCATCGTCACTCGACGAGCCTGGCCTACCCACAGGACATTTTAGACCGACGCGACTATACAAGTAGCTCCTCGCGCCCCATCGCCACCAGCATGGTGGCTGGTTCAGGATCGGTGttagcatcagcagcagcagccggggCACCAGGATCGGGTGCTCCTGGCGATGCCCAGCAGCGGCACTACAACACGCACCCGCGGCCGCTGGAGAcgaggcatcgccatgtggGCTCCTCGCAGCAATCCCTACGTGCCTCCGCCTCCACGCACGAGATTGTGCAGCAGGAGGCGGGTCTTGGTCAGAACGAGCACTACATCTATGTGACCTATCCGCCGGACCTTAAGAAGCGCTACTTTGAGTAG
- the LOC108086175 gene encoding uncharacterized protein isoform X3, with protein MSPKYHHFEIALVYFLLLIPWPPTNVLRMLCSRDNSRLVRKIVRSKWTPILDKHQVKLPLECPLHPFRDVFAPRQDAKQRDRPTQWTCRKCGKSFYQEKHLDLHFETRHKSIINEAEDAVCLADFCDIMRCEVFETEDASSLKFGDQHIVTDIEVWGDSLGQNSALAKANAAYLSLIPRTSTLGASRAAKVQNRQLLQDKPSQASSKQDQSPAGERTHPHSHHHHHQNSHHLPRERPSTTANPLRLDATPEDGSAARPKSAGEKLLHKLKELGKAHLKSAAAEPEASRQNETDDDDDEEEEEGSGQAEGSGQSVDQAKMEEGSGTNGNGNKARANCKPEELSKLKTRCELLLRSCIGGLLLSMSDQAFKEMEEEMNKAVCWYLTCDRYWEDGPLEPRAFPWGLIVILIFVLSTGICFCYYIIWILFDHLFQLRRDDNQRQPLLRPGSHRRQRREHLHARSSSGSSLPCGLCHAARPRPGRRRDSCSTAATAAASGAAVLLPATATAAGGLCQGFVSGSGAIPSAQPAALHRRSASGGGCGHTHPRGRAHQLLQRQHAIAPSPAPGSSTPPAASSLDEPGLPTGHFRPTRLYK; from the exons ATGTCGCCTAAATATCATCATTTCGAG atTGCACTGGTCTACTTTCTGCTGCTGATACCATGGCCGCCGACGAATGTCCTCAGGATGCTCTGTTCGCGAGATAACAGCCGGCTGGTACGCAAGATAGTGCGCTCCAAGTGGACACCTATATTGGACAAGCATCAG GTGAAGCTACCCCTCGAGTGCCCGCTGCATCCTTTCCGGGATGTGTTTGCCCCCAGACAGGATGCCAAGCAAAGGGATAGACCCACTCAGTGGACGTGTAGGAAGTGTGGCAAGAGCTTCTACCAGGAGAAGCACTTGGATCTACACTTTGAAACGCGACACAAGAGCATCATCAATGAG GCGGAGGATGCCGTTTGCCTGGCCGACTTCTGTGACATCATGCGCTGCGAAGTGTTCGAGACGGAGGATGCGTCGAGTCTTAAGTTCGGGGACCAGCACATTGTCACCGACATCGAGGTCTGGGGCGACTCCCTGGGCCAGAACTCCGCCTTGGCCAAAGCGAATGCCGCCTACTTGAGCTTAATACCAAG AACTTCCACATTGGGTGCCTCGCGTGCCGCCAAAGTACAAAACCGTCAATTACTCCAAGACAAGCCAAGCCAGGCCAGCAGCAAGCAGGATCAGTCGCCGGCAGGTGAGCGAACACATCCCCAttcccaccaccaccaccaccagaaTTCCCACCACCTCCCTCGAGAGCGTCCATCCACCACAGCCAATCCCCTTCGCCTAGATGCAACACCGGAGGATGGTTCGGCGGCCCGGCCCAAGTCGGCGGGCGAGAAGCTCCTCCACAAGCTCAAGGAGCTGGGCAAGGCGCACCTTAAGTCCGCCGCTGCAGAACCCGAGGCCAGCAGGCAGAACGAGAcggatgacgatgacgacgaggaggaggaggagggcaGCGGACAAGCCGAGGGCAGTGGCCAGTCCGTGGATCAGGCCAAAATGGAGGAAGGATCGGGTACCAATGGGAATGGCAACAAGGCCAGGGCCAATTGCAAGCCAGAGGAACTGAGCAAGCTCAAGACCCGCTGCGAGCTGCTGCTGAGGAGTTGCATCGGTGGCCTGCTGCTGTCCATGTCGGATCAGGCCTTCAAGGAAATGGAAG AGGAGATGAACAAGGCTGTGTGTTGGTATCTGACCTGCGACCGTTACTGGGAGGATGGCCCTTTGGAGCCGCGCGCCTTTCCCTGGGGCCTGATCGTGATCCTGATCTTTGTGCTGTCGACTGGCATCTGCTTCTGCTACTACATTATCTGGATCCTGTTCGA TCATCTGTTTCAGCTCCGAAGAGACGACAATCAACGCCAACCACTACTACGGCCAGGGAGCCatcggcggcagcggcgggaGCATCTACATGCCCGGAGCAGCAGTGGGTCATCACTACCATGTGGACTATGCCACGCGGCACGACCTCGACCTGGACGCCGGCGGGATAGCTgctcaacagcagcaacagcagctgcttCAGGAGCAGCAGTTCTActaccagcaacagcaacagcagcaggcggcCTCTGCCAGGGATTTGTATCCGGATCCGGTGCAATACCATCGGCACAGCCCGCGGCATTACATCGGCGATCAGCGTCCGGTGGTGGCTGTGGGCACACCCACCCAAGGGGCCGTGCGCACCAGCTCCTCCAACGCCAACACGCCATTGCACCATCGCCAGCACCCGGGTCATCCACCCCACCTGCAGCATCGTCACTCGACGAGCCTGGCCTACCCACAGGACATTTTAGACCGACGCGACTATACAAGTAG